Within Nitrospiraceae bacterium, the genomic segment CACGGTTCGTTGTGCGCCGCCGGACAACAAACCCGCTCCAGAGGAATTCGAGGCCTGCCGTCCCTTTGTCCGCCAGGAAATGCGGCTCTTGTCGAGGATGCAAACGGTGGTTGTGCTTGGAAAGATCGCTTTTGATCACTACTTCAAGGCTTGCCGTGATGAAGGGTTCGAGGTTCCTTCTCCTCTCCCCACATTTTCACACGGGGCCTCGTATCCGCTTGCCTGGAATATCACGTTGATCTGTTCGTATCATCCCAGTCAGCAAAACACCTTTACCGGCAAACTGACTCGCCCGATGTTTCACCAGGTCTTCGCCGCGGTGCGACGGCACCTTGACAGAAAGCATGCCGCCGCGCGTCGCTAGAATTATTTGCGACTCTGGGATTCCCAATCAGCCAAGAATTTCTTCAGCCCGAGATCCGTCAGCGGATGTTTGACCATCTGTTGGAAAATCGTAAAGGGCATCGTGCAGATGTCGCCGCCGGCCAGGGCTGCTTCGACGACGTGCTGCGGATGGCGAACACTGGCGACCAGCACATAGGTCTTAAAGTCGTAGTTCTTGTAAATCGTGACAATTTGACGGATCAGTTCCATTCCGTTCGAACTGATGTCGTCTAACCGGCCGATGAAGGGCGAGACGCACCAGGCGCCAGCCTTGGCAGCCAGAATCGCCTGAGTCGGAGAGAAGCAGAGCGTCACGTTCACTCTGATCCCTTCCGCAGCCAGCCGTTTTGTGGCCTTAAGCCCTTCGGGGATCAGCGGGCACTTGACCACGATATTCTTATGAATTTTGGCGAGTTCTTTCCCTTCCTTGACCATCGCATCAGCTTCAAGGCTGACCACTTCCGCACTCACCGGTCCATCGACGATGTTACAGATCTCGATGAGCACCTCGCGGAACACCCGACCCTCCTTCGCGACGAGTGATGGATTGGTCGTGACCCCGTCTAAGAGTCCGAGGCTCGCCGCTTCATGAATCTCTTTGACGCTGGCAGTATCGAGATAGAATTTCATGGCTGTGTCCTTTCTTGAAAAGACGGCATCCTGGTTTGGATCGTTGAGTGCTATTTTAGGAAGAATCCGGTGTTGATGCAATGTCTCTTTCGTCTATGGACTTCGTTTGACAGGTATCAGGACGGGGATTAAAATCGCATGGTCAACGAAAGACATGCTGCGGCGTTCTACATGATGCTTCGTGCGATGAACTTGACGAGGAGACAGCTGATGATGCGCCGATTTTCCTGGATCCTTCTCACCTGTGTGTTTCTGACCGCGTGCGGCGGAAGCAACCCTTATCTTGAGGCTTCACTCAAACCAGCCGAACTACAAGGTAAAGACAAGGCGTGGTTTGAAAAGAACTGGGGTGCGCCGGATGGA encodes:
- a CDS encoding uracil-DNA glycosylase, which translates into the protein MHNLTVLNDRISHCRACPRLDRYRAAVAETKRRQFRDWTYWGRPVPGFGDPRARLYVLGLAPAAHGGNRTGRVFTGDRSGDWLYEALHRYGFANQAESQHRDDGLMLTDCYIGATVRCAPPDNKPAPEEFEACRPFVRQEMRLLSRMQTVVVLGKIAFDHYFKACRDEGFEVPSPLPTFSHGASYPLAWNITLICSYHPSQQNTFTGKLTRPMFHQVFAAVRRHLDRKHAAARR
- the fsa gene encoding fructose-6-phosphate aldolase, with amino-acid sequence MKFYLDTASVKEIHEAASLGLLDGVTTNPSLVAKEGRVFREVLIEICNIVDGPVSAEVVSLEADAMVKEGKELAKIHKNIVVKCPLIPEGLKATKRLAAEGIRVNVTLCFSPTQAILAAKAGAWCVSPFIGRLDDISSNGMELIRQIVTIYKNYDFKTYVLVASVRHPQHVVEAALAGGDICTMPFTIFQQMVKHPLTDLGLKKFLADWESQSRK